The Scylla paramamosain isolate STU-SP2022 chromosome 20, ASM3559412v1, whole genome shotgun sequence nucleotide sequence ATTCCATGGGGCTTATAGGATGACCCCAGCCACCTTCAAGGAACTTATGGTGCTAGTCAGCTCCCACATGATGAAGTAAGCCACCAgtttctgtgagagagagagagagagagagagagagagagagagagagagagagagagagagtacaaatacCTGTTAGTGTTTGACACTTCACATGTCATGCCTCCCATTAAACATAGTGTCAAAGGAACATTAAATATGAAAGAGGAATAACATGGCCATGAGAGGCATTGGTGGGCAGGACAGTCCAAGATGTACATTCTTTAtaattactcttctttcttctagccatttgtacatatttttttcttttttacttaaaaTTACTGAATTACCTATTTATTGTATTCTGATCTCTTcatttgatttgattttcttAATACTTTTATCTTCTCTGCTCATCAACTGTCTTAGGCCTTAATATCatatagaagataaaaaattgtTCAAATTAATGTTTTCATAAAATGAATGTTAGAAAAAATTTTTGCCTGATGGGAAGACACAGACATCTCCAATATGTATTAAATTTCCTCCCTAACCAAGAATGCATCTGACACCCTTGTCAAGAGGCTcgtcaggaggaggaaacgtGTGGAGGTCAAGTATGAGTTGGAGGATGAGGCTGGCAcctcgccagccagccaggagcAGGAGGCCACAGCAATAGCAGAGGTAAGGACTTGGCTCCCTGCTTGCTGCTCATCATTACATTCAGACAAGTGTTCTGTTGTGCTATATCTCAAAATAGTTCATATTGAAATAAGTAATTTTCCATGAAGTCTttgcaagaaaaaaattgttttagagcaatggtggcagtggcagtggtggaggtggagatggagatAGCATATGGGAGCCACCCCTTTGGAAGCAGGTCCTGGAGAATCTCCAGACCATGAGGGCTGCAAGGGATGCCCCGGTGGATAGCATGGGAGCCGAGCAATGCATGGATCAAGGGGCCGAGCCAAAGGTAACTAGGGTGTGTTCAGACCATCTTCATATGCAAGCTTTGCCCATCTTCTATCCACAGACTAATGTAACTTTGGAGTCTATTCTTTTATCCCTGAATGTTCTGACTCTCCaagtttcttcctccctccaaacATTCTCTGTAAATATTCATCTGtcaatcatttttatttttattattacatcaCAATGATCACATCTCTCAAACTGTACTATGTCACATTAATTCTTGTATTGATTTCTTGTAAGTTTCATTTTACCactttaaagtaattttttccctcgtatagttttctttcagtttatcTGACTTCATACATTTGCAGTGTGTAGTCCCTCACCAACCCTTAAGGCCTTGTCATGAGAATGGCCTCCCTGAAGCACAACACATTTCACCTTGATGAGGAACAGTTACCCACCATGAACGTTCCGCAGGTGTACCGCTTCCAGGTGCTCATTTCCCTCATGCTGAGCAGCCAGACCAAGGACCAGGTAACCCATGCTGCCATGACCAAGCTGCGCCAGCACGGCCTCACCCCTGACAGCCTCCTGGCCACCCCTGATGCCACCCTGGGAGAACTCATCTACCCTGTGGGCTTCTGGAAGGTGTGTCATGCTGCACTGTTACCATCTGCTTAATTTTAAACAGATCCATTTTCCTGAACCTTATATATACTCCACAGTAATGTTACAAGGAAATTAAGACCTTTCTTCCTTAATTAATGTTGGTCTGTGAATTTTCAGAAAAAGGTTGTTTATATTAAAAAGACTTGTGAGATCTTGAAGAGGGATTATGAGGGAGACATCCCACCCACAGTGAAGGAAATGTGTCAGCTGCCAGGGGTGGGGCCCAAGATGGCTCACCTATGTATGGACATTGGCTGGGGCAAGCTGACTGGCATTGGTAAGTGCagagaatgatgaaataataatgGACCTGCAATATGTGTGTATCCATAGATACACACGTCCTTTCACTGTATGATACCAAGCAAGATGTGTCGCTAATACATGGTGCATTACTTGTGATGGGGGTGCAGGCGTGGACACTCACGTTCACCGCATCAGCAACAGGCTGGGATGGACGCGGCGCCCAACCAAGACTCCTGAGGAAACCCGCCTGGCCCTGGAAGCCTGGATGCCCAAGGAGCTGTGGAGTGACACCAACCTCCTGATGGTTGGGTTTGGCCAGCAGGTGTGTGTTCCTGTTGGCCCCAAGTGTGGTGAGTGCCTCAACAAGGCTCTGTGTCCCTTTGGCAGAAATGCTCTTCTTGCCTCTCCAAAGAAAGGCTCTCCTAGGAAATCacagaagagaaaaggacaagaataagTTCAGTATCACATCTTGGCATTCTTATTACGGCAGATGTGCTTCCCAAGATGATGGTCGTGTTTATACTCCTTAAATAAAAGTCATAAAGGTAGCCATGCTCATGAAGTCATCACAAGCAGCTTCATTATATTATATAAAGAGATATTGTACATATATTGCATCCTTTTACAGAATTTACAAGTagaattatgattatttttttgtaattctagAGATGAAAATGTGCTTGTATTACATGGCTTTTAATACAAGAATTTTCCTATTCATGTATtatacattttatatttttaacatGCACCTTTTTATacctttcagattttttttgtttttttttgtgcccttTCTTCATCACTTAGCATTCTAAACTGGATCTACATTTAGCAGCTACTAGTGGTAATTAAGAATGATTTTCAAATCTATGATGAATGCCAGTCCTCAAACAGTCTGGTAATGGCACCAGCCAATATCTTCAGTATCATGTTCAACCAAAGGAACTCAGGGATCATAGATATTTGCCAGCAGTGATGTATGATGTCATAGGATGAGTAATGGATACCAAATCTAATGGAGTTTACAGTGAACTTAAATATGTTTGTacttttaaaataaataaaaataatttcaggatgcatttttctttttagcttgaTCTTGACTTCCCTCATGCAGGAATGTGGTAGTACTGCATGGCTTGGGAACACCAGTCAACTGAACCTCAAGGATATtatactttattttcatgtagAGTTTATTCCAAGCTTACATTTGCATATCTATGTCATAATCAGCTGAAACTAGATTTAATCTCAATCGGTATCTAGTTAAGCTAAATCAATCAGTACTTAAAAAAAACCATAAGGTACTCGTGCACTGGATATAAATCTATAATTATCACAGCAAGTTACTACACCTTGTTTGTTATCTTACTAAAAACTAGAGTAATGTACTTTCAGCCTTCAGCAGCTTCTCTAAACTGCAGCAAGACTGACAAAACAAGGGAAACCACAAACAGAAAGGCACATGAGGTCAACAGTTTCTATAATCTGgcttttcatatttcattttgaatTACATTAGCTTAatttttcaaataaaaatatgaaaactatgAAACTTGTATAAATGTGATGGAAACAATgagattatttacatttttttttctaaaaaccTATGTAGCATAATCCTGAAGTCAAGACAAGATGTATAGTCATTTTTATTAAGAACTCAAAATTTTTTAAAGAAAACCACATTTACTTAGCCAGAAGAGACCTGCCATtagaaagaaagtaaacatttattTCCAACACTGTTAACATTTGACAGGTGTGGT carries:
- the LOC135110244 gene encoding endonuclease III-like protein 1 → MDARKVIAVQNASDTLVKRLVRRRKRVEVKYELEDEAGTSPASQEQEATAIAESNGGSGSGGGGDGDSIWEPPLWKQVLENLQTMRAARDAPVDSMGAEQCMDQGAEPKVYRFQVLISLMLSSQTKDQVTHAAMTKLRQHGLTPDSLLATPDATLGELIYPVGFWKKKVVYIKKTCEILKRDYEGDIPPTVKEMCQLPGVGPKMAHLCMDIGWGKLTGIGVDTHVHRISNRLGWTRRPTKTPEETRLALEAWMPKELWSDTNLLMVGFGQQVCVPVGPKCGECLNKALCPFGRNALLASPKKGSPRKSQKRKGQE